Proteins encoded in a region of the Melioribacteraceae bacterium genome:
- a CDS encoding dipeptide epimerase produces MEIKFQKYTLELKHQFNISFSSRKTTPAVIVKLIQDGIEGYGEASLPPYLKENQESVTSFLEQLVYPDLTRYENIIEINRSMEREFPGNTAAKAAVDIAMHDLLGNLWERPCYEYLGISTKDPLFTSYTIGIDKPEIIEHKIKEACDFKILKIKLGTADDYRIINTVRELTDKRLYVDANQGWADKYAALELTHFLKEHSVELIEQPFPVSRIEDTSWLNERSPLPIIADESMQTFNDIETVKNCFAGINIKLMKCSGIANALEIIGKAREYNLKIMIGCMTETSCAISAAMLLSPLADYADLDGNLLIKNDPFVAETVRNGQLYFSGNNGLGIKINNKFNLQI; encoded by the coding sequence GTGGAGATAAAGTTTCAGAAATACACCCTTGAACTTAAACATCAGTTCAATATTTCCTTCAGTTCCAGAAAAACTACTCCTGCTGTAATAGTAAAACTTATTCAGGACGGTATCGAAGGTTATGGGGAGGCAAGTCTGCCTCCTTACCTGAAAGAAAATCAGGAATCGGTAACTTCATTTTTAGAACAACTAGTATACCCCGATCTCACTAGATATGAAAATATTATTGAAATTAATCGAAGCATGGAAAGAGAGTTCCCAGGGAACACTGCTGCAAAAGCAGCGGTTGATATCGCAATGCACGACCTTCTGGGTAATTTATGGGAGCGACCCTGTTATGAATATTTAGGTATCAGCACGAAAGATCCGCTATTTACATCTTATACTATCGGAATCGATAAACCGGAAATCATCGAACATAAAATAAAGGAAGCCTGCGATTTTAAAATCTTGAAAATAAAACTCGGTACGGCTGATGATTATAGAATAATAAATACAGTAAGAGAACTTACAGATAAGAGACTATATGTTGATGCGAATCAGGGCTGGGCAGATAAATATGCCGCACTTGAACTGACTCATTTCCTTAAAGAACATTCTGTTGAACTGATTGAACAGCCCTTTCCGGTATCTAGAATTGAAGATACTTCCTGGTTGAATGAACGATCTCCTTTACCGATTATCGCTGATGAGTCGATGCAAACCTTTAACGATATTGAGACGGTTAAAAATTGTTTTGCGGGTATCAATATTAAATTAATGAAATGCAGCGGAATAGCTAACGCTCTAGAAATAATTGGAAAAGCGAGGGAATACAACCTTAAAATTATGATCGGATGTATGACGGAAACTTCCTGTGCAATTTCAGCTGCAATGTTATTGTCCCCTCTTGCTGATTATGCTGACCTAGACGGCAATCTGCTGATTAAAAATGATCCGTTTGTTGCTGAGACAGTTAGAAACGGACAACTTTATTTCAGCGGTAATAATGGGCTCGGAATTAAGATTAATAACAAATTTAATCTGCAGATTTAG
- a CDS encoding glycoside hydrolase family 9 protein, with translation MSRTKFVLVCLFLVALIPNCTVSLKAESEIYFRINQVGFLPSEHKSAIVLSNIPLEGMKAELKNRRSGKNAGSYTFSNNLGQYGNFKYSYVIDFSEVRDTGEFIIGIADRQSYPFTINSDPYKNIAEILLQFFKVQRCGYTNPSEHEVCHISDATSIIDGRRSINRKVDVTGGWHDAGDYVKFLNTTAYSTYMLLFSYEFDPVKFGFDRDNNGVPDMLEEAKVGLDWLLRAAYSNDKFITQVQDLRDHEVGWRMPEDDPLGFDRPAFSGMGKNLIGIYSATMALASRIWRSKIQFPEFADKCLNAAEKYYAIKDRVQNIDSSGTGMYIDNSFEGKMALAAVELYLTNKNQSYLDDAKVFADSAGADFWWSWGNINSIAHYRLSRFVERYKDYIKKNLDHFKENSGGNLFGIGASLSWGTNQTIIGIALQEILWQKLTGDKSYDTLATIQKDFILGRNPWGVSFIHNVGDNFTRNFHHQISHFKGRLPGGFAAGPATKSFLKTYNLQYEKGDIYEKFQSEDIYYRDDRMDYITNEPTITANATAIFVFGNLK, from the coding sequence ATGTCCCGTACGAAGTTTGTTCTGGTTTGTCTTTTTCTTGTAGCTCTTATTCCAAACTGCACTGTAAGTCTTAAAGCGGAATCGGAAATTTATTTCAGAATTAATCAGGTCGGATTTCTTCCTTCCGAACATAAATCTGCTATTGTATTATCCAATATTCCGCTTGAGGGGATGAAAGCTGAATTAAAAAACAGAAGATCAGGTAAAAATGCAGGTAGTTATACTTTTTCGAACAACCTCGGGCAGTACGGAAATTTTAAATATTCTTACGTAATCGATTTTTCTGAAGTAAGAGATACAGGCGAGTTTATAATCGGTATCGCCGACAGGCAATCCTATCCTTTTACCATTAATTCCGATCCCTACAAAAATATTGCTGAAATATTACTCCAATTTTTTAAAGTTCAGAGATGCGGTTATACAAATCCCTCTGAGCATGAGGTTTGCCATATTTCGGATGCAACTTCAATTATCGACGGAAGGAGATCAATCAATAGGAAAGTTGATGTAACCGGCGGATGGCATGACGCGGGTGACTATGTTAAATTTCTGAATACAACAGCCTATTCAACGTATATGCTTCTATTCTCTTATGAATTCGATCCGGTAAAATTCGGTTTCGACAGAGATAATAACGGTGTGCCGGACATGCTCGAGGAAGCTAAAGTTGGACTCGACTGGCTTCTCCGTGCGGCATATTCAAATGACAAGTTTATAACACAGGTTCAGGATCTGCGTGATCATGAAGTAGGGTGGAGAATGCCGGAAGATGATCCTCTCGGCTTCGACAGACCTGCTTTTTCCGGGATGGGAAAGAATCTGATTGGAATCTATTCGGCAACAATGGCTCTGGCTTCCCGAATCTGGAGGAGTAAAATTCAGTTCCCCGAATTCGCTGATAAGTGTTTAAATGCGGCCGAAAAATATTATGCTATAAAGGATAGAGTTCAGAATATCGACAGCAGCGGAACCGGAATGTACATTGATAACAGTTTCGAAGGTAAAATGGCTCTTGCGGCTGTAGAATTATATCTTACTAACAAGAATCAATCATATCTGGATGACGCTAAAGTTTTTGCAGACTCGGCAGGTGCAGATTTCTGGTGGAGCTGGGGAAATATAAACTCGATTGCTCATTACAGGTTATCGAGGTTTGTAGAAAGATATAAGGATTACATTAAAAAGAATCTCGACCATTTTAAGGAAAATAGTGGCGGCAATCTATTTGGCATTGGGGCTTCACTTTCATGGGGAACAAATCAGACAATTATTGGAATCGCTCTCCAGGAGATTCTCTGGCAAAAATTGACCGGTGACAAGTCCTATGATACACTCGCGACTATACAGAAAGATTTTATACTTGGCAGAAATCCATGGGGTGTCAGTTTTATACATAATGTTGGTGATAATTTTACGAGGAATTTTCACCATCAGATTTCTCACTTTAAAGGGAGACTACCGGGTGGTTTTGCCGCCGGACCGGCTACAAAATCATTCTTAAAAACTTACAATCTCCAATATGAAAAGGGAGATATTTATGAAAAATTTCAGAGTGAGGATATCTATTACAGAGATGACAGGATGGATTATATAACAAATGAACCGACAATTACGGCAAATGCTACGGCAATTTTTGTTTTCGGCAACCTGAAATGA
- a CDS encoding ATPase domain-containing protein, with protein MVSSVRRIPSGFSFIDNNWGGIYRGGSYLVVGPRKSGRTLIGLQCALEAAKNAEVCLFFTIMRPKDLMIQAASLNFDIQSYMNQNLIIVVRVAPPNDIYDMYNPDDYLVEYFNDIITVVNQYNPTRIIFDELTPFVGFRNLDHLRNTFLHTLEIIEERDITSLFVISEPATQKAQSIVEGLSQFVTGVVQLKKQSVRGERLHSGQVTISPNVGHTEGEFTAEYRIEPYKGVTTEFSREQFTSTDEFTPSITKPRMINRPTRIDVPTEPYAFSNIYNYNDFLLILNNQIALYKSTGQTFNIISFKLDPAGQIKGILNVTQLQNAVKQSTSKKDKICIIENKVIVLLVRGTLKTVVDLMTNVQNNLPSHDPNYINAALDYISIFNIEVDERVENAESMMEFVLTAENSSTNSYQPLNKYIG; from the coding sequence ATGGTTAGTTCAGTTAGAAGAATTCCCTCCGGTTTTTCATTTATTGATAATAACTGGGGAGGTATTTATAGAGGTGGAAGTTACCTCGTTGTTGGCCCGCGAAAATCCGGGAGAACACTTATTGGTTTGCAGTGTGCACTTGAAGCGGCTAAAAATGCTGAAGTATGCCTGTTTTTTACTATTATGCGCCCTAAGGATCTAATGATTCAGGCAGCTTCTTTGAATTTTGATATTCAGTCATATATGAATCAAAATCTCATTATTGTTGTCCGGGTCGCTCCTCCAAATGATATTTACGACATGTATAATCCGGATGATTATCTGGTAGAATATTTTAATGATATAATTACGGTAGTAAACCAGTATAACCCTACAAGAATAATTTTTGATGAACTGACACCCTTTGTTGGTTTCAGAAACCTTGATCATCTTCGGAATACTTTTTTGCACACTCTTGAAATAATTGAAGAGAGGGATATTACAAGTCTCTTTGTTATCAGTGAACCGGCTACTCAAAAAGCTCAGTCGATTGTGGAAGGCCTCTCACAATTTGTTACTGGTGTTGTTCAGCTCAAGAAGCAATCAGTCAGAGGGGAAAGACTTCATAGCGGACAGGTCACAATTTCACCCAACGTGGGACATACCGAAGGGGAATTTACAGCGGAGTATAGGATTGAACCATATAAAGGAGTAACAACTGAGTTTTCAAGAGAACAGTTCACCTCAACCGATGAATTCACACCTTCAATTACTAAACCCAGAATGATTAATCGCCCCACCAGAATCGACGTTCCTACAGAACCTTATGCTTTTTCTAATATTTATAATTACAATGATTTTCTGCTGATTCTAAATAACCAGATTGCCCTTTACAAAAGTACTGGTCAGACATTTAATATCATATCCTTTAAACTGGATCCGGCCGGTCAGATAAAAGGAATACTCAACGTTACGCAATTGCAGAATGCCGTTAAACAATCTACCAGCAAGAAAGACAAAATCTGCATTATTGAAAACAAAGTAATTGTATTGCTTGTAAGAGGAACACTGAAAACAGTTGTAGATTTAATGACTAATGTGCAGAATAATCTTCCGAGTCACGATCCAAATTACATCAACGCCGCTCTTGACTATATATCAATCTTCAATATTGAGGTAGATGAAAGAGTTGAAAATGCTGAATCAATGATGGAATTTGTTCTGACTGCAGAAAATTCATCAACGAATTCATATCAGCCACTAAACAAATATATCGGTTAA
- a CDS encoding tetratricopeptide repeat protein, translating to MRHCAKILFTLLLITSFAFAQVRSDGLRRQADLLIKEGRFKEAIDQLNKFISANPQLADGYHIRGLCYEKTTEYQYSVLDLRRARRLDPSNGQIQTDLNRVISIWHAQLYRKIEGHKRDIAIDPNYAFSYLEIGKSYRWLEEWSNAELWYDEYLKRDDNASPDEIIRYTEILAKTGSIVKGERILKKFVERYPEDWRLWSRYGYFTLWLSKFKIAEDAFRKALSFKPFFKEAEDGLDQAINQAYLLQYQPRAYEKVYPIDRYTSILTRDPENIQIRYQLVNELIGAGRYEEAYQQLQVLQNTEADNDEFKNLLNTVTTYRDSTYNNAVSFYTEMLKNNPSDKEAVKKLSEAYANLFYFDSAIEILNEYLENVPEDQDLDIRFLFAKYCAWNYEWERAIGQLSKLLQYEPNNLDYKLLRGQIAVWTVLDFDIAENYLLNVAQNRPNEIHSYLSLASMYSWQKKFEEARKYIDIAKSISPNDPEVELAESNYAIHLSAHEEQLVFEIKSDAGKLAGEGNCEEARLKYEEYFSRRTAPTRDELIEYAEIVSCTRDFQKAIEIYDQLLNQEFDYKVALHRARNYYYNKDSTLALAELESLYKLKPEDEDLKLFLADAYAATDQPEKAEAIYRELMLDNQNETEVKELNKRLALLGEYYIRNKKLEEADELYEELLELPDNEYLREDIDLRRMYLADAYVLNEEYGRAEDIYEELLETTTDTSEVRILNQRISWIPPSGFSRGISSIGNFLYGFIPTNIGITPFSNYYADNQNLKLWNYGLRLDAGLMGFFGLGAQWNRTNIKTDILSRDFTTLKGILSIYLFQNLTISAGYGTLNILGEPTKNVGDITLRYEKPDYFSLVANYENNDARLLLYSPTLIYVRLKSELYRLTGYYQFKDLMKISGYYSYYQISDNNEGNDLQLRFGRKFFKDALFGYEYFFSDFAFVATTYYSPQDFDSHSIWGEYSWQLESKLKGKFGGKIGYVPMADFIISEIYAEASYKPIDLLIISGRLGFSNSFRYDTGYRSFSASLSAYWSIY from the coding sequence ATGAGGCATTGTGCTAAAATACTTTTTACATTATTACTCATTACTTCTTTTGCCTTTGCTCAGGTAAGGTCGGACGGGTTAAGACGTCAGGCGGATCTCCTGATAAAAGAAGGTCGTTTCAAAGAAGCAATTGATCAGTTAAATAAATTTATTTCTGCTAATCCTCAGCTTGCCGATGGTTATCATATCCGTGGTTTGTGTTACGAAAAAACAACCGAGTACCAGTATTCTGTATTGGATTTAAGAAGAGCACGCCGGCTTGACCCTTCTAATGGACAAATTCAGACAGACCTCAACCGTGTTATTTCGATTTGGCATGCTCAGCTTTACCGTAAAATTGAAGGTCATAAAAGAGATATTGCCATCGATCCTAATTATGCATTCAGTTATCTGGAAATCGGAAAAAGTTATCGATGGCTTGAAGAATGGAGTAATGCCGAACTCTGGTACGATGAATATCTTAAAAGGGATGATAATGCCTCTCCCGACGAAATAATCCGTTATACTGAAATTCTTGCAAAAACAGGCTCGATTGTTAAAGGGGAGAGAATATTAAAAAAATTTGTTGAAAGATATCCTGAAGACTGGAGGTTATGGAGCAGGTACGGTTATTTTACCCTCTGGCTTAGCAAATTTAAAATTGCTGAAGATGCATTTCGAAAAGCTTTATCCTTCAAACCGTTTTTTAAAGAAGCCGAAGACGGACTGGATCAGGCAATTAACCAGGCATATCTGCTTCAGTATCAGCCCCGGGCTTATGAAAAAGTTTATCCAATCGACCGTTATACAAGTATTCTTACAAGAGATCCCGAAAATATTCAGATCCGATACCAGCTTGTAAACGAATTGATTGGTGCAGGCAGATATGAGGAAGCCTATCAACAGCTGCAGGTCCTTCAGAATACAGAAGCCGACAATGATGAATTTAAGAACTTATTAAATACCGTTACAACATACAGAGACAGTACATATAACAACGCGGTATCTTTCTATACCGAAATGCTTAAAAATAATCCCTCCGATAAAGAAGCGGTTAAAAAGCTTTCTGAAGCATACGCTAATTTGTTCTATTTCGACAGCGCTATTGAAATTTTGAATGAGTATCTGGAAAATGTCCCGGAGGATCAGGATCTTGATATCAGGTTTTTATTTGCAAAGTATTGCGCCTGGAATTATGAATGGGAACGCGCTATCGGTCAGTTGAGTAAATTACTCCAATATGAACCTAATAATCTCGACTATAAGCTGCTAAGAGGTCAGATTGCAGTCTGGACTGTGCTAGATTTTGATATTGCGGAGAATTATTTACTTAACGTAGCACAAAACAGGCCGAATGAAATTCACTCCTATCTCTCACTTGCTTCCATGTACTCATGGCAGAAAAAGTTTGAGGAAGCCAGAAAATATATCGACATTGCTAAGAGTATTTCGCCTAATGACCCCGAAGTTGAACTTGCAGAAAGCAATTATGCAATACATCTGTCCGCTCACGAAGAACAGCTTGTCTTCGAAATTAAGAGTGATGCCGGTAAACTTGCCGGCGAAGGAAATTGCGAAGAAGCCCGTTTAAAATACGAGGAATATTTTTCGCGGAGGACAGCTCCGACAAGAGATGAGTTGATTGAATATGCGGAAATAGTATCATGCACTCGGGATTTCCAGAAAGCAATTGAAATCTATGATCAGCTTCTCAATCAGGAATTTGATTACAAGGTTGCACTGCATAGAGCGAGAAATTATTACTACAATAAAGATTCTACATTGGCACTTGCAGAACTCGAAAGTTTATATAAGCTTAAACCTGAAGACGAGGATCTCAAACTGTTTCTTGCGGATGCTTATGCTGCTACCGATCAACCGGAAAAAGCAGAAGCGATCTACAGAGAACTGATGCTTGATAATCAGAATGAAACTGAAGTAAAAGAACTGAACAAACGGCTTGCCCTTCTGGGTGAATATTATATCCGGAATAAAAAGCTTGAAGAGGCTGACGAACTTTATGAGGAACTTCTTGAACTGCCAGATAACGAATACTTAAGGGAGGATATTGATTTACGAAGAATGTATTTGGCCGATGCATATGTGTTAAACGAAGAATACGGCCGGGCTGAGGATATTTATGAAGAATTACTGGAGACTACAACTGATACCTCGGAAGTTCGCATACTGAACCAGAGAATCAGCTGGATTCCTCCATCCGGCTTCAGCAGAGGTATTTCCAGTATCGGGAATTTTCTTTATGGCTTCATCCCTACGAATATCGGTATTACACCTTTTTCAAATTATTATGCCGATAATCAGAATTTGAAACTCTGGAATTACGGTCTTCGATTGGATGCCGGACTTATGGGATTTTTTGGATTAGGTGCACAGTGGAACAGAACCAATATTAAAACGGATATTCTAAGCAGGGATTTTACAACATTAAAAGGAATTCTTTCTATTTATTTATTCCAGAATCTTACTATCTCCGCAGGTTACGGTACATTGAATATTCTTGGCGAACCGACTAAAAATGTCGGAGATATTACTTTACGTTACGAAAAGCCGGACTATTTTTCTCTGGTTGCTAATTACGAAAATAATGACGCCCGACTGCTGCTCTATTCACCAACATTAATCTATGTCCGCTTGAAATCTGAACTGTACAGATTAACCGGATATTATCAGTTCAAAGATTTAATGAAGATTTCAGGTTATTATAGCTATTATCAGATTTCGGATAACAATGAAGGAAATGATCTTCAGTTAAGGTTTGGCAGGAAATTTTTCAAGGATGCACTTTTTGGTTATGAGTATTTCTTCTCGGATTTTGCATTTGTTGCAACTACATATTATTCTCCGCAGGACTTCGATTCGCACAGTATCTGGGGAGAATATTCATGGCAATTAGAGTCGAAGTTAAAAGGAAAATTTGGTGGTAAAATAGGTTATGTGCCAATGGCTGATTTTATTATTAGCGAAATTTATGCGGAAGCGAGTTATAAACCGATCGATCTCCTGATAATAAGCGGGAGATTAGGATTCTCTAATAGCTTTAGGTACGATACCGGTTACAGGTCGTTTTCTGCATCGTTGTCGGCGTACTGGAGTATCTATTAG
- a CDS encoding glycosyltransferase has protein sequence MDLKPNKYQIALDNREVKPPSRNLAREKKRTILVSGIFSILLFIAILITMPLTILTWSGLFVYSSIVSLVIFLFVLLIRYFGILFMAYFYTTKYSVQNKPGYYPFVSIIVPVYNEGKILYSSIESLLDIDYPNYDIIIVNDGSTDDTAAVGESLVGYHKGKTGLIKVSLINKPNGGKSKALNAGIQYSEAQFVLCMDGDSQLTPSTLKMAMRHFDDPSVGAVAGNVKVQNRRKILTDLQALEYLEGLNLARSAQGFLQMVNIIPGPIGVFRKVTLRDAGFYSSDTFAEDADVTLKILAKGWKIIYEPNAVAYTEAPITIYQLLKQRYRWTRGILQAIRKHKRYLYNPTVNFNNSFIMWSMFYEALIWPAMNIFVNLYFILVALLYGIHITLFLWWVGIAVLDLMSAVYCIAAEKEEFRLVPYAIVYRLVFILLIDVTKAMATIEEFLGVRMTWGKLERTGSGGSNSGMKSAPAVAGSK, from the coding sequence ATGGATTTAAAACCGAATAAATATCAAATCGCGTTGGATAATAGGGAGGTCAAACCTCCTTCGAGAAATCTTGCCCGCGAAAAGAAAAGAACAATTTTGGTATCAGGAATATTCTCAATTCTGCTCTTCATTGCCATTCTTATTACAATGCCTCTCACAATTCTTACATGGAGCGGTCTTTTTGTTTATTCATCAATTGTTTCTCTTGTAATATTCCTTTTCGTTCTATTAATTCGTTATTTCGGCATTCTTTTCATGGCCTATTTTTACACAACCAAATATTCTGTTCAAAATAAACCCGGTTATTATCCTTTTGTCTCAATTATAGTTCCGGTTTATAATGAAGGAAAAATCCTTTATTCATCTATCGAATCTCTCCTCGATATCGATTATCCGAACTACGACATAATTATTGTAAATGACGGTTCTACGGATGATACGGCGGCTGTTGGAGAATCACTCGTCGGGTATCACAAAGGAAAAACCGGTCTTATTAAAGTTTCGCTTATTAATAAACCGAATGGCGGTAAGTCGAAAGCTCTGAATGCCGGAATCCAATATTCCGAAGCTCAATTCGTTTTATGTATGGATGGTGATTCTCAGCTTACTCCAAGCACACTTAAGATGGCTATGCGTCATTTTGATGATCCGTCCGTTGGTGCTGTAGCCGGTAATGTGAAAGTTCAGAATAGAAGAAAAATTCTGACTGACCTTCAGGCACTCGAATACCTCGAAGGTTTGAACCTGGCTCGTAGCGCTCAGGGATTCCTCCAGATGGTCAATATCATCCCCGGTCCTATTGGTGTATTCAGAAAAGTTACTTTAAGGGATGCAGGTTTCTATTCAAGCGATACATTTGCCGAAGATGCTGATGTTACACTTAAAATACTGGCTAAAGGCTGGAAAATTATTTACGAACCGAATGCTGTCGCTTATACAGAAGCTCCTATAACTATTTATCAGTTATTAAAACAAAGATACAGATGGACAAGGGGAATTCTTCAGGCTATTAGAAAACACAAAAGATATCTTTACAATCCGACTGTAAATTTTAATAACAGTTTTATAATGTGGTCTATGTTTTATGAAGCCCTAATCTGGCCTGCAATGAATATCTTTGTTAATCTTTACTTTATTCTTGTAGCCTTATTATACGGCATTCACATAACTCTATTCCTGTGGTGGGTCGGAATTGCGGTTCTTGACCTTATGTCGGCGGTTTATTGTATTGCTGCCGAGAAGGAGGAATTCAGACTTGTTCCTTATGCCATTGTCTATCGTCTTGTTTTCATTCTTCTGATCGATGTAACAAAAGCGATGGCGACAATTGAAGAATTTCTCGGTGTCAGAATGACTTGGGGTAAGCTTGAAAGAACCGGTTCCGGAGGTTCTAATTCAGGCATGAAATCGGCTCCAGCTGTTGCCGGGTCAAAATAA
- a CDS encoding fibronectin type III domain-containing protein, whose product MLIILNAGCVENLTDVQQATNPTIEIGSPITGDTVMVGNNNIVYQAADGSGGQGISFYEIYLNGVFVQKFLQNTDGTNPSLILNVDSTLIGSRIKYFVKVYNTTGRSKESKVQENIYVKDKVPNTPQNLFLTKVNDFTVSLLWDDKSSNETGFELWRKDDGAGTYRRIKTMPTNTISTTDGGLSAFVVYYYKVRAFNNSGFSEFSNEVSTSNIPGGPWNLSAEAIGASYINLKWVDFAVNESGFIIERTDPNTTQFKRLAIVPSNTEEYQDIDIAPSTGYKYRVAYFTNTSVSGFSNEVSVSSYYTDVSGPSNLTATLGINVVNLKWDDNTPLEKETIVERRTGNGPFQEHIKLAADSKSATDINVQRGITYQYRVRQSLGTRTYTPYSNTVTILVQ is encoded by the coding sequence TTGTTAATTATCCTTAATGCAGGATGTGTTGAAAATCTGACGGATGTTCAGCAGGCTACAAATCCTACTATTGAAATCGGATCCCCGATTACAGGCGATACTGTAATGGTCGGCAATAATAATATTGTTTACCAGGCCGCTGATGGCTCGGGAGGACAAGGAATATCCTTTTATGAAATTTACCTTAACGGCGTATTTGTACAAAAGTTTCTGCAGAATACCGATGGTACTAATCCGTCGCTAATTCTAAATGTCGATTCAACTTTAATCGGTTCCAGGATCAAATATTTCGTAAAAGTCTACAACACAACAGGCAGATCAAAAGAAAGTAAAGTTCAGGAGAATATTTACGTAAAGGATAAAGTACCTAATACACCGCAGAATCTTTTTCTTACAAAAGTTAACGACTTTACAGTTAGTCTTTTATGGGATGATAAATCTTCCAACGAAACCGGATTTGAATTATGGAGAAAAGATGACGGCGCAGGAACCTACAGACGAATTAAAACTATGCCCACGAACACTATAAGTACAACAGACGGCGGGCTATCAGCATTTGTTGTTTATTATTATAAGGTCCGGGCTTTTAACAATTCAGGTTTTTCAGAATTCAGCAATGAAGTAAGTACATCCAATATTCCCGGAGGCCCCTGGAATCTTTCCGCAGAGGCAATCGGTGCAAGTTATATTAATCTAAAGTGGGTCGATTTTGCCGTTAACGAATCGGGATTTATTATTGAACGAACAGATCCTAATACTACTCAATTTAAACGCCTGGCAATTGTTCCTTCTAATACAGAAGAATATCAGGATATTGATATCGCCCCGAGTACCGGATATAAATACAGAGTTGCATATTTTACTAATACATCCGTAAGCGGCTTTTCAAATGAGGTCTCGGTTTCCAGTTACTATACTGATGTGTCCGGTCCCTCTAATTTAACTGCAACACTCGGCATCAACGTTGTAAATCTTAAATGGGATGATAACACTCCACTTGAAAAAGAGACGATCGTTGAGAGAAGAACAGGGAATGGTCCTTTCCAGGAACATATTAAACTGGCAGCGGATTCAAAATCGGCTACTGATATAAACGTTCAAAGAGGAATTACATATCAATATAGAGTAAGACAATCTTTGGGGACACGAACCTACACTCCTTATTCCAATACTGTTACAATTCTGGTTCAGTGA